In Syngnathoides biaculeatus isolate LvHL_M chromosome 8, ASM1980259v1, whole genome shotgun sequence, the genomic stretch TCGCGGATGACAAACGAATCACTCTTGAGTTCCTCAGTACACCAATTCACTGAATGAATCAGTAAGTTCACTGAAGTCCTTCCTCTGCTGCACAGCGCTCCCTGAagctggctgctcattggtcattcgctGAAGTGAGTGACATCTCTGGCAAATCGCAAATCAGTCCCACCCGCGCATGCATGCTCCATTCGCCAAATATTAAGGAGTGACAGAATGCTTCTACAGTTCCGTTTCCATTCCTAAGTGACTCAATCACATCACCGCGGTGGACAATGGCCACGTAAAAAGAACTTAATCCtttcataaactgattcagGTCAGTTCGTTCACTAAAAAGATTCAATTTGAAACAAATCGTTTGCGAACAAAACTAATTTATGCCAACAAATGACTACTGACAAGTTCAGGATGTCGTCTGCCTTTCgtctgaagttagctgggataggctacggcactcctgcgacccttatgagaataagcagcttgaAAAATGGACAATAGATCATTTCATAAACTGTTTTCCTTCAGTTCGTTCattaaaaagatttgttcttcCGAATCAATCATTCGcaaatgaaacaatttaatTCATACAATCGATACATGTGATAGATGAGCTAGACACCTGAATcacaaaaatctcaaatcaATTCTCGTTTTACTGGCACAAACTTTGAAGCAGGTTtagaaaactgaaaatgtgataAGGAGATTCTGGCGTTCATAAGcatgtgctttaaattttaaaGTTAAATTAATTTGCACAATATAAGCATTATTGTAAGGACCTTTGAACCCTTCAATGGCCGGACTAAGAAATCCTtatcaaattatatatatatatatatatatatatatatatatatatatatatatatatatatatatatatatatatataggcggcacggtggctcagctagaaagccttggcctcacagttctgaatcaAAATCGCTGGTGGTAAACAGTATCAGATGACTAATCAAGTTTGAATACTCTTATTGGTATTAGTCTGAAAAGTAGTATCATATAGCCccatacaaaataaaatcggTAAACCAAAAGATTTACTCTGTCTTAACTTCTAATTAAAACCAATAACGTTTTAGATCCAACCATTCTTAATGTTTTAAATTGTCTTTATTCAACATAAAAATTGATAGTGCTGTCAAACATTTCAATGTCACCAACACATCTCAAGCATATGAACAATATGGACATTTTTCTACCTGCGAGTCAGGTTTTCAGACAGATTGCTCCAGAAATGCTTGATTGGATTCAAGGACAATCATCGAGTTGAGAGAGACACCTTATATAGACAACTGTGTGCCCCTCCAAATCAATTTACCAGAGATGGACTTGAATCTGTAGAAACCTCTCAAGGATGACAAGAGGAAATATGGTGCACCTGAACTCAATTTCGAGCTCCGTGGCAAAAAATGTCAATACTTATGAATGTTATcaccttaatttttttctgaatcagaatcagttttattggccaaatatgtagacaacacacaaggaatttgtctttatCACCTGGAGCTGCtctagtacgacatacatgttaagtatgaaaaaagaaaaaaaaaagacagaacatttttttaaactaatcaAGGTTGTCAGTTTTCTAGTctttagagcagtttgaataTCCATCAGTGCAATGactattgtgcaaagggtgtcaagacttcaggCATGTAcccagtttaaagtgactagttgtGCAATAGTCtattgtatatactgtaatacTGATAGGCCCAGTAGGATGTGACAACaactcaagataaaaaaaaaaaaaaaatcaccaacatTTTGCAGGGGAATtgttaaaaattgaaaagttaGCTGTTCATGAattatttgccattttaatgcatttgcaaaccaccaccaccccgaccacccaaaaaatatataattttggaATGAGGCTGTAACTGTAATACAGTgtaactgtggaaaaaaaagtgaagcattATTAAGACTTTCCCGTAAGGCCCTTACTGCAGTACAAACTTTCCACCAACAGAGGGTACCGATAGGCTATAAAACGGTCGTGATGGCGGCCGCTCATTCtcgatcattaaaaaaaataataagtttgCGAGgtggagtgaaaaaaataaaaaacgaagCGATAGGAAAGACCTttcgactggcgatcttcagctccgccccccacaacccccttagctacagttgccatcgcccacaatcttccaaaatggcgccTGAACAGAACAaatttgaagtggattctctatcgcgtatttcCGGTAACactgcggtatgttttttgccaaatgtgccaGACTTGACCAAGACgcttctacagagaggtctcaactgttccacggaattaagattttggacagagcaggacgcaatgtcagagttacagcgaaaggttggcgattgatgcaaaaaagtttgacgcctcacaaacttcatattgaaatccaacaggataaaatagtggaatcgtaatGCGAatgcaaagcagggtgagtactttttacttggaaagatcagaAGTGATATCATTGTAGCCTTTATAGgcgagtgggtgtattcatttgacttggctcataatggaaaccagtgctctgtcttgCATGTCCGATGTGATtcaaataggcaaatggacatttctcttgtatgacatcgcgcatttagtatcactaaccagactcttcggcataaaacattacttcATTcaacaggtcagtgatacagtaacaaagtgaaagttgttcgcctgcaatgtataaagcactgatcataattcaataaaactcagagaagttactactcccttaccttcaaacatacagccttgtgtttgttgatattgtccacacttagttgtacgtgcgctcttccgcgagacTTAATTCATCGTAGACAATTCGTCAACTGTggtttaggctttggaaaaagaATAAACCGGGccttgtaacctagccagatatctttcatcagaattacacattccccaagcgtatctgaggaccattttaacttttcaaaggaCCCCCTCAACTTGCATGGGCTCAGTCTCAGCAGCCTGCTCGGCAATAAAAAAGTCAggtgggtccatgttatggccagatcgttctgtcacgaccagaacacggggttggacccaaatgcacgaccctggagacgtagaggcagttcTGGAAGTGTTTtcattcagtccagtgtcggggatgaggcaggcagtcaacgagAGCAGTAGTGACAAGGTCGTTAGGCGTAGgaagcaggtcagtgggcaggcaggggtcgctACACGGGAAATCAGGAACGGAATCacaagagtgcgggaacgaggcaacgatctggcaaaggtcAGACCGTACGAGGAATCCTATTTGTATCTGTCCTAATTGCGgggaacgaggcgcaggtgtgcgcctctctGATAGCTGTTGGTGTGTGCTGTGTcggggaccggcaggaccatgacaaaaacAGCTtgagaagaaatgagaaaagtgTGGATTTAATGTACTCTTGAACGTAGACACCCCAGTGCATTACAATAAAATCAGTATAGTTTAATCTAAGAAATTAGGATACCAAATGACTGGCAAAGGTGTCAGTACAACGACTAACAGTAGAAcctgctccaaaaaaaaaaaaaaaaaaattagaaaacaGTAAACTCAACCAGCCACTACAGTAATCAGTATTTCCATCATTCTCAGAATAAcccttttaaaatggaaattcaCAAAATCATGGACCTTTAGTGAAACCCATCCACCGCAGAAACCAGAAACACCAGAACCAGTTGAACACAGGATTGTCTATGAGCACAAAACAGTAACAGGAAGGAAGTCTCATCAGCAACATATGCTTCATTGCattaaaaagagaaattcttAAAAGTTTGTCAACTTTATGTTTTGTAGACAAACCAACAATGAAATGATAATCCACAAATGCAGTGCAACTCAGACAGGCGAAATCACTGACATAAGATAACCAAAAATTATTGCCACGTGTCGAGGTTTAAGCAAGAGGCTCAATTTGGAAGTTTGAAGCACCTTGCAAACATGTCTAGtgatgcttccttttttgtattttgatcCATAAATAATCCCAACCCTTTAAAATTGCAGAACTGTAGGATTCTTGGAGCATGAGTTAAAGTTCTTAGTCCACTGTGTCATGGGTGGAGTCTGGATCAGAGGTTCAACtgaaaaacaatactttttttgAAGATAAAGCAACAGGTGAAAGGCATGATTAATCAAATTGAACCAAAGAAATGTTTACCCTCTCATTCATCAATGTCCATGCCTTTGACTTCATCATTACGTCTCATCTGTGGAAAGAGGGATATTGTAAGACATGCATCATTGAAGCGTAGTATATAAACCAATTCCACTTCAACAAAAATTgtccccaaaaaatataagatAGAAAATAACAACTAGATGATACCGTGAGCTAGCGGTTACCACGTCCGTCCCTCTGTCAAGAGGTTCTAAATACAAATCTGAGCTCAGTCCGTCTTAAGCAGAGTTGCACAAGGTTACTAAAAGTGCTCCAACTTTCTCCCAccttccaaaagcatgcatgttagCTTtactgaagactccaaattgtggaTTAGTGCATTTGGCCATCTAAATGTGCCTTTCACTGACAACCAGTCTAGGGTGGATGCCAACTCTGGCTCTAACTCAGCTGGAATGGGCTGCCGAACCCTGCACGCTGCAAAAGAGGTTTTGATCTCATCGCTTGGTATGCAGCAGGCTTTAGTAAAGTGAAagtcactacaaaaaaaaataaataaataaaggtagcTCTGCTAGTAAACCAATTGGCAATAATGGGAGGTGAGACCAAGAGCCAACAGTGATGATATGACTTTCGATCCCAGAGGCAGAAGGACATTACATCCAGCCATATTTTGCCAAAGCAACTTTTCATAGTATTTCTGATGTAGTATTGGCTTATATGTTGCCTCAGTTAACATGACTATATTCTCTATCTTACGTACATCACTAAGGAAGCTCAGTGCTCTCAAGGCAGCGCTTTCAACAAATGAGTGCTCTCAAAAGTGCGTCCCTTTCACACAGGGAACCAATCGGAGGACAGGTCGtagtcttagccaaatatggacaaagtggatacaaaactacgtcaaacagaagtagctgtcagtggagccttttctggacacttgtatgacaaaagtattttctctttttttaattgaatgacacttttatactaaatCCGTGTTACAGGGTAAATTTATGGAGGTCTGAATGGCCCAAATATGTTGTGCTTTATCTCAGTCATGAATTTAACAACATTGAGGAAAATGAGAGTGGTATAAATACATTGTAGTAGATTAAGTACCTAGTATGCGACAGATTGTTTGTAATGCTGTTTAAAAGGTACCATGGTAGTCTTCAGTCATGAAACAAGTATGATAGTGTTCAGTCACCTCATCCAGTTCTTTCTTTGTCTCGTCCTCCATTTTGCGGATGTCATCCATGGAAAGATCAATCCATTTATCAATCAAGCAGAATAACTGTCTGTGGAAGTGGGTGAAGATACGCCTCTCAATCTGCAAAAGTGACAACATTACCAATATACAATAGGACACTGAAAATGCATTTGCATTGCATAGATGGGCCGGTGTCAGACCAATAGATGGTAATATGATTTCCAAACCTTTTGAATGGTGTTCTCCACTGTTGTCTGAAGGCCAAACCACCCGAACTTTATCGTGACTAGTTTATAGGCACACATATGTGGGCAGCTAGGATTGTTAAGAAGTTCTTTCTGCAAACAAAAACCAGAAAATCCCTACCCGTTTCATAAATGTTTCACTAAATTGCTATTATTCTTTCAATTGACAATGTATACCTTCCAGTCAGGACCAAGTGGCCCTCTTCCCGTTTTTTCTGACTTAAACTTGGCTGGATCCTGATCCTCTTTGTAGTCCTTAAAAGAGAACGCATGTGCATTTTAACCACGCAGTTATAGATGTCAagaaaccaaaaagaaaatcatcttCTCCAACTGGTCTGTGATGGAATCCGTGTCACAcaaagttgttttttatttttttaatctcaccTTGTCAGATATACCTTTTCTATCAGCAATATCAATGTTGACAACTTCAGTTTTTTCCCAATCACTTTTGTTGAGTCCATGTACCTGCAACAAAACTTAAAATTAGGCCATTGTGGTGgtagttttgttaaaaatataccTCACATAtcacatctcaataaattacaatatcaTTAGCCTAATGGCAAGGTTATTTTTAACTTACTGtcacaatatcaataaaaaaaataccaatgtgCTTGCTATAGAAAGGTCAAGATGTAGATGATCAGTAACCCGGTTCATGCTAATCCACAAATGTTCAATCAGTGCACTCCTGttgtttgttgatttaaaaacaaataaaattctcCTCGCTTTCTGAACAGAGTTTGAAAATAACTTCGgcattagaatcagaatcagatttaatggccaaatatctaacaacacacaaggaatttgtctctggcagtcacTGCCCGCCTTCGTACGATATTCAAGTTGAGTACAGAGAGgaacaaactaacaaaaatgtagaacaatagacattcaattaatagggacTATTCCTTAGGCAAGGCAAAAACTGGCGGgctcgctgatcaagaatttaattaccTAATTgcaagaggaaaagaaaatgaatgcttgctagttttggtttgcatttatCAGTCACGCCGACTCGGCATTAGGAGCTGGAAGAGCccgtggccaggatgtggacggtccgaaaggatcctgcccgctctggtcctagtttgagtggcgtgcaagtcttcaaggatGGGTAAGGTGATGCTGACAATCGGTTCAgaggttttgattgtctgttacagtggtagtttttccatttttgtggcAGCATCAAACCAGtttgtgatggaggtacacagtactgattcaatGACCACTGCATAGAACTGTCTCATCAGCTCTTATGACGGGCAGTACTTCCTCCAAAACCACAAGAAATACATTAGTTTGCTGGAATGAAGAATGAAGTTGGTGTCCCACTTCAAGTCCTGtgaaactgtaattcccaagaattttaaggtctcgacggttcagacaagacagttggagagtttgaggggcagctgtggtgaacgATGCCTTGTTTAGTTCACAAtaatttctacagtctttagtgttcaacaccaggttgtgttggccacaccaaagctccagtctcataACATCCCGTCGATACACAGACTTGTcgcagtctttgatgaggccgatgactgtggtgtcatctgcaaacttcaagtGTTTGACAGGCGGGTTccttgaggtgcagtcatttgtgtagagcaggaagagcagaggggagaggacacaaccttggggtgcctcGGTGCGGAGCTGAGTttgcgtggatgaggtggtgtgctggagaagcttggaggagaggagttcagggatgatggtgtgaAACGcaaaacgcagagctgaagtccacgaacaagatccttgcataggttccctcgctgtcaagataTTCAAGGATGAAGTACAGACAcatgttgatggcatcattCGCAGACcagttagctcgataggcaaagtgcaatgggtccagctggggacctgtgacgttCTTGAGGTGGCAcagcacaaggcattcaaaggaaTTCATGACCATAGATGTCAagacaacaggcctgtagtcattaagacccaagactgctgcttcttttgggatcggtatgatggtggagcatttgaagcagatTTTTACTTCATATAGTTTTAGAGActtgttgaagatctttgtgaagacaggaggaGGTTCCGCggtttgttgatcttttgttgtttgaagagttGCCTCATGTTCCTTTGATGGATGGTAAACGGTAGAGttggagatgttgaagttcACGGTGGTGCgacttggtgggt encodes the following:
- the LOC133505390 gene encoding phosphatidylinositol transfer protein alpha isoform-like, giving the protein MLIREYRIVLPVSVDEYQVGQLYTVAEASKNETGGGEGVEVLHNLPYEKDDGEKGQFTHKIYHIKSKMPRFVQVLAPKGSLEIHEKAWNAYPYCRTIISNSYMNERFEIKVETWHKPDMGEQENVHGLNKSDWEKTEVVNIDIADRKGISDKDYKEDQDPAKFKSEKTGRGPLGPDWKKELLNNPSCPHMCAYKLVTIKFGWFGLQTTVENTIQKIERRIFTHFHRQLFCLIDKWIDLSMDDIRKMEDETKKELDEMRRNDEVKGMDIDE